The nucleotide sequence cgcacacgcacacgcacacgcacacgcacacgcacacgcacacgcacacgcacacgcacacgcacacgcacacgcacacgcacacgcacacgcacacgcacacgcacacgcacacgcacacgcacacgcacacgcacacgcacacgcacacgcacacgcacacgcacacgcacacgcacacgcacacgcacacgcacacgcacacgcacacgcacacgcacacgcacacgcacacgcacacgcacacgcacacgcacacgcacacgcacacgcacacgcacacgcacacgcacacgcacacgcacacgcacacgcacacgcacacgcacacgcacacgcacacgcacacgcacacgcacacgcacacgcacacgcacacgcacacgcacacgcacacgcacacgcacacgcacacgcacacgcacacgcacacgcacacgcacacgcacacgcacacgcacacgcacacgcacacgcacacgcacacgcacacgcacacgcacacgcacacgcacacgcacacgcacacgcacacgcacacgcacacgcacacgcacacgcacacgcacacgcacacgcacacgcacacgcacacgcacacgcacacgcacacgcacacgcacacgcacacgcacacgcacacgcacacgcacacgcacacgcacacgcacacgcacacgcacacgcacacgcacacgcacacgcacacgcacacgcacacgcacacgcacacgcacacgcacacgcacacgcacacgcacacgcacacgcacacgcacacgcacacgcacacgcacacgcacacgcacacgcacacgcacacgcacacgcacacgcacacgcacacgcacacgcacacgcacacgcacacgcacacgcacacgcacacgcacacgcacacgcacacgcacacgcacacgcacacgcacacgcacacgcacacgcacacgcacacgcacacgcacacgcacacgcacacgcacacgcacacgcacacgcacacgcacacgcacacgcacacgcacacgcacacgcacacgcacacgcacacgcacacgcacacgcacacgcacacgcacacgcacacgcacacgcacacgcacacgcacacgcacacgcacacgcacacgcacacgcacacgcacacgcacacgcacacgcacacgcacacgcacacgcacacgcacacgcacacgcacacgcacacgcacacgcacacgcacacgcacacgcacacgcacacgcacacgcacacgcacacgcacacgcacacgcacacgcacacgcacacgcacacgcacacgcacacgcacacgcacacgcacacgcacacgcacacgcacacgcacacgcacacgcacacgcacacgcacacgcacacgcacacgcacacgcacacgcacacgcacacgcacacgcacacgcacacgcacacgcacacgcacacgcacacgcacacgcacacgcacacgcacacgcacacgcacacgcacacgcacacgcacacgcacacgcacacgcacacgcacacgcacacgcacacgcacacgcacacgcacacgcacacgcacacgcacacgcacacgcacacgcacacgcacacgcacacgcacacgcacacgcacacgcacacgcacacgcacacgcacacgcacacgcacacgcacacgcacacgcacacgcacacgcacacgcacacgcacacgcacacgcacacgcacacgcacacgcacacgcacacgcacacgcacacgcacacgcacacgcacacgcacacgcacacgcacacgcacacgcacacgcacacgcacacgcacacgcacacgcacacgcacacgcacacgcacacgcacacgcacacgcacacgcacacgcacacgcacacgcacacgcacacgcacacgcacacgcacacgcacacgcacacttcgCTCCTgtaccttcttcttttttatggcgTCTTCGATGTCTATGAGCGCCTCCAATCCCTTGGCAATCTGCAGCTTGCTCAGCTTGCCCAGAGGCATTTTTTTCACGTCTGTAAACGCACACGGGATATAACTAAAATAACTAACTTAAGTGACTCCCTTACTAACTTAAACAACTTAAGTGACTCCCTTATTTATCAATTTCAACAACTAACTTAAGTAACTCCCTTACTAACTTAAACTAACTTAAGTAACTCCCTTACTAACTTAAACTAACTTAAGTGACTCCCTTACTTATTAACTTCAATAACTAACTTAAGTAACTCCCTTACTAACTTTAACAACTAACGTAAGCAACTCCCTTACTAACTTGAGCAATTCATTTAAGTAACTCCCGTACTAATCTAAATAACTTAATTAACTCCCTTACTAACTCCTTTGCTCATCCATATGTATTTAGCAtcaaatataatttacatttttcATTCCCTATCTTTCcatcactatctatttatctatcaaagtctttttgtatgtctgtctgactatcgTTCTATAgaactatttgtttatctatctatgcatctatctatacatggatatacatatgtgaatatatatgaaacagtATTTCTGAAGGCATTTTGtgaattctttatcattatacatGAGTTTGCAATTCACATATTCATTCGTCATTAATTACTTTTCTTACTCTTAGATTCGTTTCATCACTCACCTACCAATATCCTCACTCACCTACCCTTACTTTCTCACTCACCTAgactcacttcctcactcaccTAGATTCATTTCTCCTCACCTAGACTCACTTCCCCACTCACCTACTCATTTAAACACTCACCtatcattccctcactcacccacacatttaAACCATCAGCTAGACACATTTCCTCATTCACCTAGACTCACCTACTCATTTAAACCATCACCCagactcactccctcactcatctaTCATTGCCTCTCTCACCTAGACTCACCTACTCATTTAAACCCTCAGCCTGAGACAGagactcattccctcactcatctTTGCCTCACTCACCTAGACTCATCTACTCATTTAAATCCTCAACCagactcattccctcactcacctaGACTCATATCCGCCATCTGATTGACAAACATATCATCCGAGAAAATGAGTTTGATCATGAGCATGGTCCTTGGATGCAAGTTGCAAGGGCCTTCGTAGGGTGCCGCTTCCTCCTTGACCGCTGAGGAGTCTACTGCATCTTCCTCTTCGTCGCTGTCGTCGTctggaataagaaataaaaataaaaatataaataaaaatctagtTTAACACAGGTAGCCCCCactccgtcttgatgaaaatcctagttggcaacttcccaGCTAAGTTCCGCCTCCTTGCCTTTACTCAttgcatattatttttctttttttttcttggcttcgTCTTCGTTGATTTTTTTCGAGAACAATTTTCAAAAAGAGTCAAAAATAGGTCGGATCTAATGAGTGTGCGCTGTAAGGTACCTAATACTATTTGCATAATCtattaaatattgatataattatgttAACGAAGAGTTGTCTACCATTAACCGTCAGAATACTTTTGGCAAAAAAGTTAatgtcaaagagaaagagaaaaagagagagaaagagagagaaagagagagaaagagagaaagagagagagagagagaaagagagagagagagagagagagagagagagagagagagagagagagagagagagagagagagagagagagagagaaagagagagagagagagagagagagagagagagagagagagagagagagagagagagagagagagagagagagagagagagagagagagagagagagagagagagaaagagagagagagagagtgagagagagagagagagagaaagagagagagaaagagaaagagaaaagagaaagagaaagagaagagagagagagagaaagagagagagaagagagagagaagagagaaagagagagagaaagagagagagaaagagagagagagagagagagagagagagaaagagaaagagaaaaagaaagagaaagagaaagagatagagagaaagagagagaaagagagagaaagagagagagagagagagagagagagagagagagagagagagagagagagagagagagagaaagagagagagagaaacaaagagaaagaaagagaaagagaaagagataaagagaaagagaagagaaagagagaaatagaaagagagaaagagagagagcgaggcactCACCCATTTCCAGCAAAGTATACTTCTTAGGGACCGGCTCGAAGTTGTCTCGATCGGCCCAGTTGTTCTTGGTCTTGTCCTTGAATTTCTTCTCGAAAATCTTGATGGCATCTTCCGCCTTCTTCGTAAACTCTACATTCCACTGGCCTGCTTCTCCCTTGTGGATGTGTAAGTACATGTTACAAGGGAAAGATCTAGTATCTTATAAGgagaaaagttatatatatatatatatatatatatatatatatatatgtatatatatatacatacatatatacatgcataaagacacacacacacacacacacacacacacacacacacacacacacacacacacacacacacacacatatacgtatatatacatataaacatatatgcgtgtgtgtgtgtgtgtgtgtgtgtgtgtgtgtgtgtgtgtgtgtgtgtgtgtgtgtgtgtgtgtgtgtgtgtgtgtgtgtgtgtgtgtgtctttatgcatgtatatatacatatacatacacacatatatacatacagttatcaACTCtatacatcaaaaagaaaaaaactctcaCATCATGACAATTTTCCTCTATATAAAAGCAGATACTCATTGACAAATCAAAGAAACAGTAAATGCCGCTTACCACTCTCCCCCATCTCGTGAAACAAACAAATTCCTTAGTATCTGTGCCAATTTGGATGAGATAGaacttgttgttgttttggccGATGTTGGTCTGGTTGAGCATGCAAGCGTAGTCCTCGTACACAGTTACCTGAAATAAAAGTATGCAATGAGAACACGTGAcatgtagaggaagagaaagaggaaacagaggaaagaatgaaaggaagagacgagagagaatagagaaatgaagtggaggagagagcaagagggggggggggagtaaatcagaaactgggagaaagaaaaaataaattagagaaaagaaaataatgacatatcatatttttacatataaatttaaccttttatagagagagagagaaaggagggggacataggaaaagcaagaaagaaaaataacatgaaatcaacgaaagaaaataaataataagaagaagataaactgtaagagacaaaaagaaaaggaaaaaaaatcacctgcttaatacaataaataacacGAAAAGATCAAACAATAAAATAGGAAATtctgaaggaaataaaaaatatttacaccGAGATGACAGCAAATTCCATACTCccccccaaaatatatatatatatatatatatatatatatatatatatatatacataacataaaaataaataacaacataaaattatttttgaaaaataaataaataaagagaggaagaagaaaagaagaagaaaaggctgtTATTTACATCTcatcaaaatataatatatacacatacgataaaaaaataaataacaatacaaataataataataatataataataataataatatcaataataataataatagtagtagtagtaggagtagtagaagtagtagttgtaataatgatgatgataatgagaataataataaaaataataataataataataataataataataataataataataataataataataataataataataataaagataaaacaataaagaagaagaataggaagcagAGAATACTCCATATCATCAAacgaaaaatacaataaataacaatattacattacaaaaaagaaaaaagaaaaacaagataaatagataaacctaTAAAAAGgagaacacgaagaaaaaaaggcTGTTATTTACACCGGGGTGACAGCACACTCCATATCatcaaaataaaaagtatatacgcaagacaaaaaattaataacaatatgacattgcaaaaacaaaaataaatagataaataaatcaataaataaatcataaatagataaaccaataaaaaaagaagaacacgaagaagaaaaggcaTTATTTACACCGGGGTGACAGCATACTCCATATCatcaaaataaaaagtatatacgcaagacaaaacattaataacaatatgccattacaaaaacaaaagtaaatagataaataaatcaataaataaatcataaatagataaaccaataaaaagggaagaacacgaagaagaacaagGCATTATTTACACCGGGGTGACACCTGGCGAAGACGGCGTCCGGCTTGCGCTTGGCGGCCTTCCTCGCGGCGCCTTCCTTGGCCTCGCAGATCGCCCGGCGCAGCTGCGTGTTCGCGCTGGCCTCGCGCTCCAGCTTGGCGGGGGGcgcgctgggggagggagggggtcagagaggcgatgatgggggggagggggccagagAGGCCttaatggaagggggagggggtcagaggggcgatggtgtagggggagggacgatggagggagggggagggggtcagagagGCCttaatggagggggaaggagggaagagggaggaatacggaagggtgatggaggagagagaatgatggaggagagataatgatggaggaatggggaaaggcgatggagggagaatggaggagaggcgaggacggaggaggaaggaaggatgcgtGATGGAGGgacgatggagaagagaggaggacggagggacaATGGAGAGAGGGTGcaagagcgaaagggaggaaagggagacggagagagagccaATAGCACAGAACGCCCATGTTTGTAAACAAGGCAAGGGGCTCggtgtcaaaaaagaaaaatcttcacGTTTATTCGCAGAGgaacgaggaagaagatgataaaagcGATGAAACTGGCTCCAAAGATGACAAAGTCAAAGTTGCAAAGATTATGCTACACAAAAGGTCATTAAATGTAAGCGCAATGGTATCATATCTAATCAATTGTAGATTAAAAGTGAAAAGATAGTGTGACttattatatgagagagagagggagagagagagagagagagagagagagagagagagagagagagaaagagagggagagagagagaggagagaggagagaggagagaggagagagagagacagaggagagagagagagagagagagagagagagagagagagagaaagagagaaagacagagagagagagagagagagagagagaaagagagagagagagagaaagagagagagagagagagagagagagagagagagagagagagagagagagagagagagagagagagagagagcgagagagagcgagacagagagagagagagagcgagagagagagagagagcgagacagagagacagagagagacagagagagacagactgacagagagagacagaaaccgagagagaaagagagagagaaaaagagagagagagagagagagagagagagagagagagagagagagagagagagagagagagagagagagagagagagataaaccgagaaagaataagaaagagacagGGCGAGAcatggacagagaaacagaaaccgagagacagagagagaaagaaaacaaagagacagggagagacatggacagagaaacagaaaccgagagacagagacagaaagaaaacaaagagacagggagagacatggacagagaaacagaaaccgagagacagagacagaaagaaaacaaagagacagggagagacatgggcagagaaacagaaaccgagagacagaaagagaaagaaaacaaaggaaagggagaaggagggagcgagagaagccGCGAGAGGGACCCGCGAGCCCGGAGCAGaggccagggaggaggaggagcgactcACTCGtcatccgccgccgccgccgccttcctCTTCGTCgccgcccgcccacgcccacgcccgcgagGCATCTGAGGAGAGGCAGTGGGAGCGTAAGCAATcacaagcaaaggaaaaaaaagcagtGTGAGATGCGTCTCTTAGGTTCCCAAACCCCTTTCGTTACGACGCCCGAGTTCGCTCCctgattcccgttttctttactcccccccccccccacaacttcGCTAAATTTACTGTCCACCAATTAGCATAATCGCCCCCTCAGCCAATTACTGACGTTCGGAGCAAATTTAACAATATGGTTACATCCCAAAAGGATATCTACAAAATTCATCTAAAGATTGATAGAAATTTGAAATTCAAATACaagacttatcattattattatcattattattattatcattattattattattattattattattattattattattattatcattattattactattattattattattattattattattattattatcattattattattatatatgtgtatatatgtatatatacatatacttgtgcatatatatatatatatatatatatatatatatatatatacacatatatccatgtaaatatatatatatgagatatatgtatgtatatgtatatatacatatatgtccacatatatgtacatatatatacatatatatatacatatacatatgtgtgtatatatataaatatacacacatacataagcatatatatatacacacacatatacaattgcacacacgcacaaacacacacacacacacacacacacacacacacacacacacacacacacacacacacacacacacacacacatacacacacacacacatatttatatacatacatacatacatacatatacatatacataatatacaaataatacgtAAAACACACAAGTTATATGTATATcctgtttttttgtatatatatatgtatatagatacaaatgtatttatatgcatatatgcatatatacatacatatatatatgcatataaatacatacatacactcaattGTATGTCAAAATTTGTGTAAGGGCAGGTACGTTTTCCTTTAAAACTGTTTCAGAACCTTTGTGGGtgactattttattttcatggcAGTTACACAGAATACACTATCCAGTCATTGATCAACAGAGACGATGTTATATTTTGATTCTTACCATCTATTTGATTATTGCTGAACATTCTTGAGGTTTACAAATAATGGCAAgataattgtctttattactggcgattttttttttttttcatgaatggcGACAaaataaacagtttttttttatgaatggctTAGAAACaaaacgtttttttgttttttttatgaatggcgCTTACCGTGAAATATGGTAGTTGGCGTTTGCTTCGTATTATCTAACTATTATTTTGGGATATATCTAATGCTCGACCCAATCTTCTAAAACTACGTGATTCTGATGGATATTTTGCTGCTAACGTTAATTGCCGACTCATTTTTGTAACCGCGGTAACCAAGTCTGTTTTCAGTCAGTTactaagaaagagaaggggggagaaggggagggcagagaggaagagaggaagagagggagagagggagggagggagggagggagggagagggagagagagagagagcgagagagagagagagagagagagagagagagagagagaaagagaaggagagagagagagagagaaagagagagggggggggagagggggagggagggagggagggagggagagagagagagagagagagagagagagagaggtgggagggagggagggagggagggagggagggagggagggagggagggagggagggagagagggagagagggagagagggagagagagagagagagagagagagagagagagagagagagagagagagagagaagaaagaaagaaagaaagaaagaaagtaagaaagaaagaaagagagagagagagagaggggggggggagagagacattgagagggagagagagagagagagagagagagagagagagagagagagagagagagagagagagagagagagagagagagagagagaaagagagagagagagattgagagagagagagagtgtattgcCTTGGTTACCACAGGTACAACAACCAACGGCACCGATACAGCTAAGTTACTCTATGCCCTAAAAATGAGTTCTAACCGTTGTACCTTCTAGTAGAAAATAGTGTCAACTTATACAGCAAAAGAGAACCTGACAAGTTAAACTAAATCACGTTTAAATTAGTAAGTTACATCGGTAGGCATCTGACAGAACGGAGCGGTATGTTATTGTACGTAATGCTTTTTGTTATCTGATAACCCATAAAGTATGCGACTCGATTCGTTTATTATATCAATTTGACGCAAGTTACTCGATGCGAGATGGAAAGGACGAGGACCTGGCTTATTTAAATCGGTAATATCAATATCACATGATAAATGACGGcaagtttaatatttttcagAAATGGAATGCATGTAAAGATTATATCGGTGGGTCTTGCTTGCTTTCTGACACTGTGCCATCCTGCAGAGTAGGGTCTTTACTTTCGTCACTCTTCCCTGTTTAGATGAATCCTTCGCTTTTGTATGGAAACGCGAGTGTCTGCCTTGAAGGACAAGGTTCCGGCATGCGGTTGCAAGCACACGTCACGCCAGCGCTTGACTTGTAACCTTAAAATACAATTTCCTAAGATAACGGGCCGTGATGGTAAGATTCCCTCCGCCCTTTCGATATGTTCATACAGCTCTAAGCCGAGGAAGAAATGCCCATCGAACATACCTCGAGTAAAGTGTGAGTATCGGAGAAAATAGGTATAACACTTTCCGAGTTTCCGAGCTTGCACTGTCAGTGAGGGGGGGCGTGTCGTGTATTTATATCAAACCAGAAGAGATGCcgattatctttttatcttaatAATTACTCGCACACTGATGTTTCTCTGACACCACActtcatatagttttttttctttttttttttttagtgttgatttatatataaaatatatgttactaTAACGATTTAATTATCACTTCACATCGTTATTGAAAAGGAAACTGCGACTTGGCAACCTGACACCATGTTGCACCACCTTTACTTGCTCTGACTTGCCAACACCGGGAAAGGCTTGCGTTTTAAAAACTCACCGAGTGGTTCCATCGTTGATAAGAATGcgaattgtggtgatgatgacaataacaataatgataaaaaataatgataataatggtaatagtaataatcgtgatcatgatacatgataatgatgaaggtaatagtaatgataataatgataataataataataataacaatgtaataacaatgttgatgataataatgatgatgatgatgacaataatcaataacaagaattatcattatagataatgataataataagggtaataatatcaatgatagtaatgataagataatgataataataatgataatgataacaatgataacaatagtgataatgatgatcttactATAGATAAAGCATGAGGAAATATATCTGTTCACCGAATTTCGATGCAACAGGAGGGTCTGATTATTTTCTTAAAGGTATTTCCTAAGTGCCTGCATGTGCGATCAAGTTTCATTTTAGTTCTAACCCCATCTCTTATAtaactctttattattatataaaaactgTTCTTTAGATTTTCTTATAGGCAATTATTCGGTCAAAGCGAACATTTTTTGTTGAGATCTCTGGATATTTAACCGGATATTGCCTCATTTTACAAGGTTTGTGTGTTGCAATCATGCCCAAGGTAATTTAACATTTACAAACTCTATACTGTGTATATTCTAAGCGTGAGTCAAGGTAATACACCCAGAACTCGCCGTTAGATTATTTGTTATGCTAATTGTTTCCACATATATTGTTGATATTTACTAATTATACATATTGTTAATTTTCTTTAACTTTGTATCAGAATTTAATTCAACTGATAATTGCcaatttcttttatgttttctacattttttgttattattattattatcgtcattaacatcattgatattatcattactcatcattatttgtgttgctatttgtaatattattattgttattatcattattgttcttataattactataataattactattatgataatcattatcattatcattaatataaatattattgttattagcattattgtttttattattgttaatcctgttattattattgttatcattactattgcaataatgaaataatgataaaggcaataagtaagatattgtttattatcattatttttattattattattaacattgttattattatcgttattattatcattattatcatcatcatcccttcttCAGCCTtctcgcccaggcgcgagaagttgcaattgtcgcctggaggttactgctgtgactgggcaccacggcgggtaaggactaag is from Penaeus chinensis breed Huanghai No. 1 chromosome 36, ASM1920278v2, whole genome shotgun sequence and encodes:
- the LOC125044931 gene encoding protein mono-ADP-ribosyltransferase PARP3-like, whose protein sequence is LTDSASSETRKVLYLFSPILTLYSSAPPAKLEREASANTQLRRAICEAKEGAARKAAKRKPDAVFARCHPGVTVYEDYACMLNQTNIGQNNNKFYLIQIGTDTKEFVCFTRWGRVGEAGQWNVEFTKKAEDAIKIFEKKFKDKTKNNWADRDNFEPVPKKYTLLEMDDDSDEEEDAVDSSAVKEEAAPYEGPCNLHPRTMLMIKLIFSDDMFVNQMADMSLDVKKMPLGKLSKLQIAKGLEALIDIEDAIKKKKVQERSSLLPPSPPPPSLPPSLPPPPKKQKKKSQPSSRFASHDDIKHRKLLWHGTNVAVVAAILKAGLRIMPHSGGLVGRGIYFASEHAKSSFYVGCHYGAFEGESYLGFMFLVEVALGKESSITQSDGSLTEAPSGYDSVVARGRTEPDPKKNKKLVFDGKNVTVPLGKPVPQKEWSESGFGQSEYLVYKESQARIRYILKFSFI